TCAGCCAGCGCCTGCCCACCCGTCGGCTCCCTGCTGATCAGCAGCAACGTGTCGTCACCGGCGATCGTCCCCAGGATGTCGTGCAGCTCGGCCTGGTCGATGGCCGAGGCCAGGAACTGCGCCGCCCCCGGAGGGGTACGCAGCACCACGAGATTCGCCGAGGCTTCCGCGGAGATCAGCAGCTCCTGCGAGAGCCGCCGCATCCGCTCCTCCTTCGCCGACCCGCCCAGCGGCGCCCGGGGCGTACGGAACCCGCCCTCGCTGGGCACCGCGTAGATCAGGTCACCGTCGGCGTTGCGGATCTTCACCGCGTTCAGCTCGTCCAGGTCCCGGCTGAGCGTCGCCTGCGTGACGTTCAGCCCGTCGTCGGCGAGCAGCTTCGCCAGCTGGCTCTGCGACCGGACCGGCTGCCGGTTGAGGATGTCCACGATCCGGCGGTGGCGTGCGGTGCGGGTCTGCGGCACGGCGGGCCCGTTCGCCCCCGGCTGCTCGTGGTCCTGCGCCTGGCTCATCGTCGTCTCATTCCCTGGATCCCCCGGATCGTCCGTCCCCGCTCGCTGCCTGGAGGATGCCGGGCAGTGCACCCAGGAACGCGTCCACCTCGTCGTCGCCGAGGTTCAGCGGCGGCATCAGCCGGACGACGTCGGGGGCGGGCACGTTCACCAGGAATCCGGCCTCCTGAGCCGCCTGGCGCACCTGGGGCGCGAGCGGCTCGGTGAGCACGATACCCAGGAGTAGTCCCGTACCCCGGACGAAATCGATCAACTGATGGCCGAGGCCCTCGATTCCGTCCCGCAACCTCTCGCTCTGCCGCTTGACGTTCTCCAGCAACCCCTCGTTCTCGATGGTGTCGAGGACGGCGAGTCCGGCGGCGCAGGCGACGGGGTTGCCGCCGAAGGTCGTGCCGTGCTGGCCGGGCTGGAGCAGGTCGGCCGCGCGCCCGAAGGCGACGGTGGCGCCCAGCGGCAGCCCGCCGCCGAGCTGCTTGGCGAGCGTGACGACGTCGGGCAGGACGCCCTCGTGGGCCTGGTACTCGAACCAGTGCCCGGTCCGGCCGATGCCGGTCTGCACCTCGTCGAGGACGAGGAGCGCCCCGGTCGCCGCCGTGATGGCCCGGGCGGCCTTGAGGTAGCCGGCGGGCGGGACGACGACTCCGAGCTCGCCCTGGACCGGTTCGAGGATGACGAGCGCGGTCTCCTCGGTGACCGCTGCGGCCAGAGCCTGCGCGTCGCCGAACGGCACGTGGGTGACGTCGCCGGGCAGCGGCAGGAACGGCTCGCGCTTGCCGGCCTGGCCGGTCATGGCCAGGGCGCCCATGGTCCGCCCGTGGAAGGCGCCCTCGGTGGCCACGATGTGGGTCCGCCCGGTCAGCCGGCCGATCTTGAAGGCGGCCTCGTTGGCCTCGGCTCCGGAGTTGCAGAAGAAGACCTTGCCGTCCCGGCCGAAGAGGCGCAGCAGCCGCTCGGCGAGGGCGACGGTCGGCTCGGCCATGAAGAAGTTGGAGATGTGGCCGAGGGAGCCGATCTGCCGGGTCACGGCCTCCACTACCGCCGGGTGGGCGTGGCCGAGGGCGTTGGTGGCGATGCCGCCGACGAAGTCGAGGTAGGAATTGCCGTCGGCGTCCCAGACGCGCGTGCCCTCGCCGCGTGCCAGGGGCAGCAGCGGGGTGCCGTAGTTGTTCATGAGCGCGCCCTGCCACCGCTCGGCGTACTCCTGATGGGCGGTCATACGGCATCCCCCTCTTGCTCGTCGGGCACGACCATCGTGCCGATGCCTTCGTCGGTGAAGATCTCCAGCAGGATCGAGTGCTGGACCCGCCCGTCGATGACGCGGGCGGTGGTGACGCCGTTGCGGACGGCGTGCAGGCAGCCCTCCATCTTCGGCACCATGCCGGAGGACAGGTCCGGCAGCAGCCGCTCCAGTTCGACGGCGGTGAGGCGGCTGATCACCTCGTCGCTGTGGGGCCAGTCCTCGTAGAGGCCCTCGACGTCCGTGAGGACCATGAGGGTTTCGGCGTCCAGTGCAGCAGCGAGTGCCGCAGCCGCCGTATCAGCATTGACGTTGTAGACATGTCCGTCGTCCTGGGAGCGGGCGATCGACGAGACGACCGGAATGCGGCCGTCGGCCAGCAGGGCTTGGATCGCGCCCGTGTCGATCGCGGTGATCTCGCCGACCCGCCCGATGTCGACGAGCTCGCCGTCGATCTCGGGCTGGTGCTTGGTGGCGGTGATGGTGTGCGCGTCCTCGCCGGTCAGGCCGACGGCGAGCGGCCCGTGCTGGTTGAGCAGGCCGACCAGTTCGCGCTGGACCTGTCCGGCCAGCACCATCCGTACGACGTCCATGGCGTCCTCGGTGGTCACCCTCAGGCCCGCCTTGAACTCGCTGACGATGCCGTGCCGGTCGAGGGCGGCGCTGATCTGCGGTCCGCCGCCGTGCACGACGACGGGCTTGAGGCCGGCGTGGTGCAGGAACACCACGTCCTGGGCGAAGGCGGCCTTCAGGTCCTCGTCGATCATGGCGTTGCCGCCGAACTTGATGACGACCGTCTTGCCGTTGTGCCGGACCAGCCAGGGCAGCGCCTCGATGAGGATCTGCGCCTTGGGCAGCGCGGTGTGCTTACGAGTCGATCCGGTGCTCATGAGGAGTACGCGCTGTTCTCGTGGACGTAGTCGGCGGTGAGGTCGTTGGTCCAGATGGTGGCGGTCTCGGACCCGGCGGCGAGGTCGGCGACGATGTGCACCTCGCGGTAGCGCATGTCGACCTTGTCGCGGTCCTCGCCGACGCCGCCGTTCTTGCAGACCCAGACGCCGTTGATGGCGACATTGAGCCGGTCGGGCTCGAAGGCGGCCCGAGTGGTGCCGATCGCGGACAGGACGCGGCCCCAGTTGGGGTCCTCGCCGTGGAGGGCGCACTTGAGGAGGTTGTTGCGGGCGATGGAGCGGCCCACCTCGACGGCGTCGTCCTCGGTCGCGGCGTTGACCACCTCGACCTTGATGTCCTTGCTGGCGCCCTCGGCGTCCCGGATGAGCTGCTGGCCGAGGTCGTCGCAGACCTGGCGGACGGCCTCGGCGAACTCGGCGTGGTCCGGGGTGACACCGGCGGCGCCGGAGGCGAGCAGCAGGACGGTGTCGTTGGTGGACATGCAGCCGTCGGAGTCGACCCGGTCGAAGGTCGTCCGGGTGGCCGCCCGCAGGGCCTTGTCCAGGACGTCGTTGTCCAGGTCGGCGTCGGTGGTGAGGACGACGAGCATGGTGGCGAGGCCGGGGGCGAGCATGCCCGCGCCCTTGGCCATGCCGCCGACGGTCCAGCCGTCCTTGGTGACGACGGACGTCTTGTGGACGGTGTCGGTGGTCTTGATGGCGATGGCGGCCTTCTCCCCGCCGTGCTCGGAGAGCTGGGCCGCGGCCGTCTCGACGCCCGGGAGCAGCTTGTCCATCGGGAGCAGGAGGCCGATCAGACCGGTCGAGCAGACGGCGACCTCGATGGCGCCCCGCCCGAGGACCTCGGCGACCTTCTCGGCCGTGGCGTGCGCGTCCTGGAAGCCCTTCGGGCCCGTACAGGCGTTGGCCCCACCGGAGTTGAGGACGACCGCGGAGACCTGACCGCTCTTCAGCACCTGCTCGGACCACAGCACCGGCGCGGCCTTGACACGGTTGGAGGTGAAGACGCCGGCGGCGGCGCGGCGGGGCCCGGTGTTGACCACGAGGGCCAGGTCCGGGTTGCCGTTCTCCTTGATCCCGGCGGCGATGCCCGCCGCCGTGAATCCCTTTGCTGCCGTCACACTCACGGCGCGACTCCGATCGTCGTCAGTCCGGTGGTCTCGTCGAGACCCAGGGCGATGTTCATGCTCTGGACGGCACCGCCCGCGGTGCCCTTGGTGAGGTTGTCGATGGCGCTGATCACGATGATCCGGCCGGCGGCCGCGTCGTACGCGACCTGCACCTGAACGGCGTTCGAACCGTAGACGGACGCTGTCGCGGGCCACTGGCCCTCGGGAAGCAGGTGCACGAACGGTTCGTCGGCGAAGGCCTTGTCGTAGGCGGCGCGCAGGGACTCGCCCGTGACGCCGTCGGCGGCCTTGGCGCTGCACGTGGCGAGGATGCCGCGGGGCATCGGCGCGAGGGTCGGCGTGAAGGACACGGAGACCGGCTCCCCCGCGGCCGCGCTGAGGTTCTGGGTGATCTCGGGCGTGTGCCGGTGGACGCCGCCGACGCCGTAGGGGGACATCGACCCCATGACCTCGCTGCCCAGCAGGTGCGGCTTGGGTGCCTTGCCCGCGCCGGACGTGCCGGACGCGGCGACGATCACGGCCTCGGGCCCGGCCAGGCCCGCGGCGTACGCCGGGAAGAGGGCCAGGGAGACGGCGGTCGGGTAGCAGCCGGGCACCGCGATGCGCTTGGACCCCTCCAGCGCGGCGCGGGCGCCCGGCAGTTCGGGAAGGCCGTAGGGCCAGGTTCCGGCGTGCGGCGAGCCGTAGAAGCGCTCCCAGGCGGCGGCGTCCGTCAGCCGGAAGTCGGCGCCCATGTCGACGACGAGTACGTCCGGGCCGAGCTGCTCGGCGACGGCGGCGGACTGCCCGTGCGGCAGTGCGAGGAAGACGACGTCGTGACCGGCGAGGACGTCCGGGGTGGTCTCCTGGAGCACGCGGCCGGCCAGGGGCAGCAGGTGCGGCTGGAGCGCACCGAGCTTCTGTCCCGCGTTCGAGTTGCCCGTCAGAGCGCCGATCTCGACCTCTGGGTGTGCCAGGAGCAGACGCAGCAGTTCCCCGCCCGCGTACCCACTCGCTCCGGCCACTGCCGCACGTACCGCCATGGATCCTCCTCCTCAGAGGGCATGACTATACGTTTCTCTGCACGTTTATGCAATCCCATGCAGGGGCGGCGCGACTGCCGCGGCGTCGGCCCCGGAAACCGGCTTTGTCCTGGCCATGACCACAGGTTAAGGTCCCCGGGCACATTTCAGGGGATCACGGTGGGTGGGGGACATGGCCAAGGAAAACGACGCGTCCATGAAGAGCGCGAGCGCGTGGGGGCAGGCGCTCGCCGCCGTGGCGCTGGTGGGGGCGCTCAGCGTCGGTTTCTGGGGGCTGGCGAAGACGTCGGCCGCGGAGAGCGAGCCGAAGCCTGCCACCTGCTCCGACGGGGAGAGCCCGGCCCCGAAGGGCAAGCACCTCTCCGGCGCGCAGTTGTGCGAGGCGCTGAACCGGTCCGACCTGGCCGCGCTGCTGGGCACGCCGGCCGAGATCGCGAAGACCGCCTCCGGCAGCGACAGTTCCACCGGGACCGCCGGCGGCAAGGACATCGCCACACCGCAGGCGCAGGTCGAGTTCGAGACGTACACCGTGACGCTCTCGGCGACCTACGACGGCCTTCCGGTGGCCGGGTCGGAAGGCCTGCTCGGTAGCTACGCCCGCCCGCAGAAGGTACTGGGCCGCCCCGGGGTTCTCTACTCCACCCGCACCATCAGCATCAGCTTCCGGCTCGACGGCGGCGACGCCGACAGCGGTCCCGGCGTCCCGGCCCGGGCCCTCACCGTGGCCCTGGACGCGAAGGACCGCGGCGGCTCCCTCGACGTCACCCTGTGGCGCGCGGACGGAGTGGTACCCGACGACGCGGTGCTGCTGCGCGTCGCGGAGTCGGTGCTGCCGAGGGTCCCGGGCTGGAAGGCGCGCGGCTGAGCCCGCGCCCGGCCACGTCGATGGTGTGGGCCGCCGCCAAGGGGCAGCGGCCCACACCGCCGGGTCCTACTTCTGCTTGATCCTCAGGAACGTGACGGAGTTCGCCGGGAAGGTGTACGTGAACTTCTTGGCCACGCCCCGGAAGGTGGACGTCACCGGCGTCACCGGGGTGTCCGTCTCGGTGTTCACGGCGTCCTCGTCGGCGGCCAGCGTGGTCACGCGGGCCGTGGAGGCGACCTTGGCGCCGCCGAGGTCGACGGCCGTACGGGCCTCGGCCGCCTGGGCGTTGACGACCTTGACGATCAGGTCACCGGTCTTCGCGTCCTTGGTGACGACCTGGCGGAAGGGCTCGGCCGGCTTGTCGTCCTTGAAGCCGCCCCACTCCTTGCCGTCGAGGAAGAGGGTGACCTGGCGGCCTCGGACCTTGATGTCGATGTCGTAGGCCCGGCCGGTCTCGATCGATCCGGGCTTCGTCATCAGGGTGCCCTTGCCGCCGTCCACGGCCTGCTCGATCGCGGACTGGGTGTTGTTCCAGCCGCCCAGGTTCCACCAGTAGTAGTTGCCGGTGTCCTTGACACCGAAGGCGACGAGGAAGCCCTCCTTGCCGGACTTCTTGGTGGCCTTCACATGCAGGTCGTAGTCCTTCCAGGCCGGGTCGCCCGCCGTGACCAGGGTGTTCTCGGCGGCGGTGTCGGTCTGGACGTAGGCACCGTCCTGGACGCTCCAGCTGCCCGCGCCGGAGTGCTTCCACTTCGAGGCGTCACCGGAGAAGTCGTCGCTCAGCAGGGTCGAGCCGTCCGCCGAGGTGACCGACACGTCGTCGTACGCGGCGCTGGTCGCCCACGTCGACAGGCCGACGGCACCGGTGATCGGGCCGCTGACGTTCGGCGTGGTCGTGGCCTTCGACGGGACGACACGGTCGCCGACGTTGGTCATGAACAGCTTCTGGACCTCGTAGTTGGCCGAGTTCCAGGAGGCCCGGTTGTTGAACCAGATCATGTCGGGCTTCCACTGCACGTAGTCCTCGTTGGCGAGCAGCGGGGCGTACGAGGCGAGCTTGACGACGTCCGCGTTGCGCTCCAGGCCTGTCATGAAGGCGGCTTCGGAGAGGCCGTTCTTCCAGGCGTTGCCCTGGGAGGCGTATTCGCCGAGGAAGACCTTGGGGCCGTTCCTGTCGTAGGAGTCGTAGCGGTCGTTGTTCTGCAGGAACCAGTTCGGGCTGTTGTAGTAGTGCTCGTCGACCATGTCGACCTTGCCCTCGCGGTTGAGCTGCCACGCGGTGTCGAAGGTCGTGCCGGCGTCGTCCGGGCCCGAGTTGGAGATGACGGTGATGTCCGGGTACTTGTCCTTGATGGCGGCCCGGAACTGCTCGAAGCGGGCGAAGAACTCCTTCGGGAGGTTCTCCTCGTTGCCGACCCCGATGTGGGTCAGGTGGAAGGGCTTGGGGTGGCCCATCCGCGCGCGGACCTTGCCCCACTTGGAGGTCGCCGGGCCGTTGGCGAACTCGATCAGGTCGAGGGAGTCCTGGATGTGCCGCTTGAGCAGTGCGTCGTCGTCGGTGGCCTTGTTCTGGCCGCAGCCGGTCACCAGGGCGGGGACGACGGGCAGCGGCATGGCGCCGATGTCCTCGGAGAAGCGGAAGTACTCGTAGTAGCCGAGGCCGTAGCTCTGGTTGTAGCCCCAGAAGTTGGCGTTGGTGGCGCGCTGCTCGACCGGGCCTATGGTGTCCTTCCACTGGTAGCTGCGCTTGCGCTGCCAGTTCGAGGCCTCGCTGTAGTCCTCCATGGAGCCGGTGTTGACCAGGCAGCCGCCGGGGAAGCGCACGAAGCCCGGCTTCAGGGCGGCGATCTTCTCGGCGAGGTCCTTGCGCAGCCCGTTCGGCTGGTTCTTGTACGTCTCGCGCGGGAAGAGGGACACCTCGTCCAGCGCGGCGGCGTTCGACGAGGCGACGGCGAGCCGGCCGCGGTTGCTCGTGCGGGTTGCCGTGAACGTGGCCTTGTACTTGGCCCAGCCGCCCTTCACGGCGACCTTGCGGGCGGTGGCCAGGCTGCCCGCGGCGTCCTTCAGCGAGACGGTGAGGGCGCTGCCGCTCTCGGCGCGGGCCCACACGGAGAAGTCGTACCGCTTGCCCTGCTCGACCCTGATGCCGGTGTTGTAGCCGGCGTTCGTGACGGACGAACCGGCGCCCAGGGAGAGGTAGTTGCGGTTGCGTTCGTTGAGCCGGCCGGAGTCGTTCAGCACCTGGGCCGTGCCGCCGGCCGCCCAGGAGGTCAGGGGCGTGTAGGAGCCGTTGTCGGCGGTGGAGTACTCGAAGGAGCGGTTCTGCACGAGTTCGGCGTACAGACCGCCGTCGGCGGCCCGGTTGATGTCCTCGAAGAAGACGCCGTACATCGTGTCGTCGATCGCGGCGCCCTTCGCGGACGGGTCGACGCTGATCGCGTAGTCGGTGACGTCCTCGGCGTGCGCGGGGGCCGGTACGAGGGCTGTTGCCGTCAGGAGGGCGGTGGTCGCGAGACCCACTCTCCATCGGGTGCGGGCGGCGGTGCGTGGCATGGATACTCCGCGGCTCTCTGGTAGAGGAGTGTTCGAAATATCAGACATTGATCAGCACTTCGAACGGCAAGATAGGGAGGGTACCGGTGCGCGTCAATGGGTCGCGCAGCAACGCTTGGGACGGAGAGCGGTTCGGGATGGGCGAGTGCTGGCCAGTGCCCGAGGTGCTGGCGTACCTGGCCGGTCGCTGGGGCGTGACGCGGTCGGTGTGGGATCTCGCGAGCGGCGCGGAGGGGGAGTTCACCGGAACCACCGAGTTCCGTACCGAGGAGACCGGCGGGCTGCTGCACCACGAGTCCGGCGTCTTCGTCTGGCAGGGCGTGGCCCGGCCCGCGGAGCGGACCCTGCGGTTCCTGCCGGGCCCGGGCGGCAGCGCGGACGTGCGGTTCGCCGACGGCCGGCCGTTCCACGAGCTGGATCTGACGTCCGGGCGGCACATCGCCGACCACCCCTGCGCCGCGGACCTCTACCGCGGCGAGTTCACCGTCCGGGACGCGGACCACTGGCGGACGGTGTGGCACGTGCGCGGCCCCGCCAAGGACCTCGTACTGCGCACCGACTACGCGCGTGAAAGCTGAGCCGACGCCCCGACTACGCGCGTGAAGGCTGAGCCGACGCCCCGTCGAAACGCAGGTTCCAGCGGCCCGCACGACCTGTCACGGAGGTCGTCGACAGCGGGCGGACGTCGATGTTCCAGTACGTCGACGGCGGTGCCTTCAGGGCGTACACCAAGGCGGCCCGGATCACGGACGGCTCGGCCACCGCCACGACGCGGCAGCCGTCCTCGACGGGCCGGGTGTCGAGCCAGCCGCCGACCCGGGTGATGAAGTCGACCAGCGACTCACCGCCGTGCGGTGTGGCGCGGGGGTCGGCGAGCCATGCGTCCACGGCATCCGGCTCCCGGGCCATCGCCTCGCCCAGGGTCAGCCCGCGCCACCGGCCCATGTCACAGTCGCGCAGACCGAGTTGCACCAGCGGCGCGTACCCGAGCCCCTCCCCCGTCGACCGGCTGCGCGGAGTCGGCGAGCAGTAGCGCAGTTCGGCCGCGGCGAGCGGCAGCAGCTCGTGGGCGGCGCGCTCCACCTCGCCCCAGCCGGCCTGGTCCAGCGGCCGCTCGTCCTCGAAACGCTCGGCGAGCAGCGGGGAGCTGCGCGCGGCGGCGACGAAGGTGACCCGAAGTGGCATGCGGCGATCGTGAGCGCCACAAGTGCGCAGGTCAAGAGGTGTTACCTACGAGTTACCCAGGGTGCACCGACCTTCACTGGCCGAAGACGAGCGCCATCCAGTGCTCGGGCCGCTCCAGCCCGGCGAACCCGAGCTTCTCGTACACCCCGTGCGCGTCGTGCGTGGCGAGCAGCACCCGCCGCACGCCGTACGAGCGCAACTCGTCCCGTACGGCGCCCACGAGCGCGCTTCCGACGCCCTTGCCGCGCACCGACGGATCGACGTACACGTCACACAGCCATGCGAAGGTCGCCCGGTCGGTGATCACCCGGGCGTACGCGACCTGCTCCCCCGACACCGTCTCGTACACGCCGAAGTTGAGCGACCCCTCGATAGCCCGCTCCTGCGTCTCACGGGGGCGCCCCAGTGCCCAGTAGGCGTCGGTGGACAGCCAGTGGTGCACGCGCTCGCGGTCGACGCGGGCGGGGTCGGTGGAGATCTCGTAGCCCTCGGGCAGGCTCGGCGTGTCGGTCATGGCCGCGATGCTCGCAGGCCGCCCGGAGGCGCGTCGAGCGGTTATCCCAGCACCTCGTCGCAGGCCGTACGCAGCCGCCGGACGCCCTCCGCGATCTCCCCGGTCCCGGCGACCGCCGCGAAGCTCAGCCGGACGTGCGCGGCCGGTGGTTCGGCGCTGAAGTACGGGCGGCCCGGCGTGAGGGCGACGCCGGCCCGCAGGGCCGCCGAGGTCAGGACCGACTCGTCCGTGCCGTCGGGCAGGCGCGGCCACAGGTGGTAGCCGCCGGACGGGATGTGCGCCAGGGCGAACTCCGGCAGGTGCAGGGCGAGGGCACCGGTCATCGCGTCCCGGCGGGCCTTCAACTCCGCGGAGACCGCCCGCAGATGGCGCGGCCAGGCGGGCGAGCCGACGAGTTCGAGCGCGGCCTCCTGGAGGGGGCGCGGCACGAAGAAGGTGTCGACGACCTGGATGGCGCGCAGCCGTTCCAGGACCGGTCCGCGGGCGGCCAGGGCACTCACCCGGAAGCTCGGAGAGGTCGCCTTGGTGAGCGAGGAGACGTGGACGACGACGCCGTCGGGGTCGTCGGCGGCCAGCGGCCGCGGCAGCGGCCCCGCGTCCTCGTGCACGAGCCGCCGTACGAAGTCGTCCTCGACGACGAACGCACCCGCCTCCCGCGCGATGCGCAGCACCTCGGCGCGCCGCTCGGGCGCGAGTACGGCGCCGGTGGGGTTCTGGAAGAGCGGCTGGCAGACGAAGGCCGGGGCGCCGGTGGCGCGGAACGCGTCGGCGAGCAGGGCCGGCCGCACACCGTCGGCGTCCACCGGCACGGGTACCGGGCGCAAACCGGCGGCGCGGGCGATGGCGAGCATGCCGGGGTAGGTCGGCGACTCGACCAGAACGGGGGCGCCGGGTGGGGCGAGGGCGCGCAGGGCCGTGGTCAGCGCGGACTGTCCGCCCGCGGTGACCAGCACCTCGGCGGCCGTGACCGCGCCGCCGATGCTCCGCGCGAACCACTCGCGCAGCTCCGGCAGCCCCTCCATGGGCGGGCGCCCCCAGGCACCGGGACGGCGCCCGGCCCGCGAGAGCGCGGCGGCCATCGCCCGCTCCGGCTGCAGCGACGGGTGCAGATAGCCGCCGTTGAACTCGATCACGCCGGGCGGCGGCGCGGCCAGCGACACCAGCACCCCCGAGGCGTCGACCGAGCGCGGTACGAGATCGGCGGCGCCGTCGGCGCTGAGCGCGACCTCCTGCCAGGAGGTGTCCCCGCCGGGGGCCGGTGACGTCCGGGCCTGCGCACGGAACGCGCCCGCGCCGGGCCGAGTGACCACGAGGCCCTCGGCGGCGAGCTGCGCCAGGGCACGCGACACCGTTACCGGGCTCACCCGGAACCGTTCCACGAGGGCCCGACTCGACGGCAGCTTTCCACCGGGCGAGTAGCGGTCGAGCTCCCGCCTCAGCTGTTCTGCCAGATCACCCACACTGCTACGCTCTTGCATGAGAGCACAGAGTAGCGCTACTGCGGTGGCCTCGATAGCAGTCGCCACCCCGGCCCCGGAGCGCCCCGGCTTCGGCACCCTCCAGGCCGCCCTCGGCGTCGTGGCCTTCTCCCTCACGTTCCCGGCCACCGCCTGGGGGCTGGAGGGCTTCGGTCCCTGGTCGCTGGTCGCCGTGCGGAGCGTCCTGGCCGCTGTGATCGCGGGCGTCGCTCTCCTGGCGCTGCGGGTGCCGCTGCCCGCCCGTCGGCACTGGCCGGGCCTCGCGGTCGTCGGGGCCGGTGTCGTCCTCGGCTTCCCCCTGCTGACCACGCTGGCGCTGGAGACCTCCACCACCGCGCACGCCGCCGTCGTGGTCGGCCTGCTCCCGCTGACCACCGCGCTCTTCTCGGCCCTGCGCGTCGGCACGCGGCCCTCGCGCACCTTCTGGATCGCCGCCCTCGCGGGCGCGGCGGCGGTGCTGGCCTTCACCGTGCAGCAGAGCGGCGGCGCCCTGACCACCGCCGACCTGTACCTCTTCGCCGCGCTGCTGGTCTGCGCGGCCGGCTACACCGAGGGCGGCCGGCTGGCCCGGGTCATGCCGGGCTGGCAGGTGATCGGCTGGGCGCTGGTGCTGTGCCTGCCGCTGACCGTGCCCGTCGCCGCCCTCGCCCTGGCGCACGAACCCGTCCGGCTGACCGCGCACAGCGTCACCGGCCTGCTGTGGGTCGCGGCGGGTTCGCAGTTCGCCGGGCTGGTCGTCTGGTACCGCGGCATGGCGGCCATCGGCATCCCCAAGGCCAGCCAGTTGCAGCTCGCCCAGCCGCTGCTCACACTGGTGTGGTCGGTGCTGCTGCTGGGCGAGCACCTCACGGTCGCCGCCCCGCTGACGGCCGCGGCGGTGCTGGTCTGCATCGCCGTCACACAGCGATCACGCGGCTGAGCGGGACGGCGCACGGCCACTGCCTACAGGCGCCCCCCGCCGTAGACTCAAGGCCACGGACCGCTGCTCCGCACATCGTGAGGAGGCCCCATATGCGCGCAACCGTGGGTGACCAGCTTGTCCAGCACGGCAGGGTGGTCGGTCAGCACGACAAGGTCGGCGAGATCGTCGAAGTGCTCGGCCAGGAGGGCAACCCGCCGTACCGCGTCCGGTTCGAGGACGGACACGAGGGCGTGTGCTCCCCGGGACCCGACACGGAGATCCGGCACAGGGAGACCACCACCGGGCCATGACTCAGCGCGGGGGCGACGCCGGCTGCCCGTAGTGGTCGGCGACCACCCGCGCCATCGCCCCGATCCGGTCGGCCGCCACGTCCTTGGCGGCGAAGTAGACGTGTCCGCGCACCTGCGGGTACTCCCCGGCCAGCGTCAGGTGCCGGGAGAGCTCGCCGGTCTCCTGCCACGGGGCGGGCTGCGCCGGGTCGCCGGCCTTGTACAGCGCCTCCCCCACATAGAGCTGCGTCGAGCTGCCGCGCGCGACCTCCGCCCACCAGGGCACCAGCTTCGCGTAGTCGGCGGCGGCGAAGCCGATGTTCCAGTACAGCTGCGGGACGATGTAGTCGATCCAGCCCTCCCGCACCCACTTCCGGGTGTCGGCGTGCAGATCGTCGTACGTCTCCACACCCGCCCGGGTGTCCGAGCCGAGCGGGTCGGTCGCGGCGTTGCGCCACACGCCGAAGGGGCTGATACCGAAGCGGGCGCCCGGACGGGCCTCCTTGATGCGGTCCGCCGTCTCCCGCACCAGCCGGTCGATGTTGTCCCGCCGCCAGGCGGCCCGGTCCGGGAAGCCGCCGCCGTGCTCGTCGTAGGCCGCGTCGTCGTCGAAGCTCTGCCCCGCCACGGGGTACGGGTAGAAGTAGTCGTCGAAGTGGACGCCGTCCACGGGGTACTTCGCCACCGCGTCGAGCATCGCGTCCTCGACGAAGGCGCGGACCTCGGGCAGCCCCGGGTTGTAGAACAGCTTCCCGCCGTACGTCACCACCCAGTCGGGGTTCCGGCGGGCGGGGTGGGAGGCGACGAGCCTGGTCGGGTCGGCGTGAGCGGCGATCCGGTACGGGTTGAACCAGGCGTGCAGCCGGAGGCCCCGGGCATGCGCCTCCTGCACTGCCGTGCCCAGCGGGTCCCAGCCGGGGTCCTTGCCCTGGGTGCCGGTGAGGTACTGCGACCAGGGCTCGTACGGCGAGGGCCACAGGGCGTCCGCCGTGGGCCGGACCTGGAGGAACACGGTGTTGAGCCGGTTGCTGACCGCCGTGTCGAGGTGAGTGAGCAGCTCGGCGCGCTGCTGCGACGCGGTCAGCCCGGGCTTCGATGGCCAGTCGCGGTTGGCCACGGAGGCGATCCAGACGCCCCGCATCTCGGATTCCGGCGCCCCGCCCTTCCGCCCGGGGGCGGCCGACGCCTGAGGCATCATCGTGAAAGCCGACAGCGCCGCCACCGCGAACGCCCTGCGTGAGACTCGTCCCATCCGCATGCCCCAAAAAGCCGCGGATCCGCCCGGTCGCGGATCGCTCCGCGCCCAGC
This is a stretch of genomic DNA from Streptomyces hawaiiensis. It encodes these proteins:
- a CDS encoding glycoside hydrolase family 10 protein, producing the protein MGRVSRRAFAVAALSAFTMMPQASAAPGRKGGAPESEMRGVWIASVANRDWPSKPGLTASQQRAELLTHLDTAVSNRLNTVFLQVRPTADALWPSPYEPWSQYLTGTQGKDPGWDPLGTAVQEAHARGLRLHAWFNPYRIAAHADPTRLVASHPARRNPDWVVTYGGKLFYNPGLPEVRAFVEDAMLDAVAKYPVDGVHFDDYFYPYPVAGQSFDDDAAYDEHGGGFPDRAAWRRDNIDRLVRETADRIKEARPGARFGISPFGVWRNAATDPLGSDTRAGVETYDDLHADTRKWVREGWIDYIVPQLYWNIGFAAADYAKLVPWWAEVARGSSTQLYVGEALYKAGDPAQPAPWQETGELSRHLTLAGEYPQVRGHVYFAAKDVAADRIGAMARVVADHYGQPASPPR
- a CDS encoding DMT family transporter — encoded protein: MRAQSSATAVASIAVATPAPERPGFGTLQAALGVVAFSLTFPATAWGLEGFGPWSLVAVRSVLAAVIAGVALLALRVPLPARRHWPGLAVVGAGVVLGFPLLTTLALETSTTAHAAVVVGLLPLTTALFSALRVGTRPSRTFWIAALAGAAAVLAFTVQQSGGALTTADLYLFAALLVCAAGYTEGGRLARVMPGWQVIGWALVLCLPLTVPVAALALAHEPVRLTAHSVTGLLWVAAGSQFAGLVVWYRGMAAIGIPKASQLQLAQPLLTLVWSVLLLGEHLTVAAPLTAAAVLVCIAVTQRSRG
- a CDS encoding DUF1918 domain-containing protein, whose product is MRATVGDQLVQHGRVVGQHDKVGEIVEVLGQEGNPPYRVRFEDGHEGVCSPGPDTEIRHRETTTGP